CGATCCCGTTCCGATCACGGACTACTACTCAATCGCCGGGATCTTCAAAAGCACGAAAACCATGGAACACTTCAATGTGGTCGCAAAGTGGCAGGAACGCGAGCTAGCGACCCAACACTACATTGAACAAAAGGCTCTGCATGATCAGCAAGTCGCAGGCCTCCAAGCAGAATTAGATCATCAACTCGCACTTGCCAATCAGGAAACGATGAGGCTGGCAAAACAGCACCTGGGCGATTACCTGCTGGCAGCCGCACGATTAGAAATGATCCAACAACGGCTCAAGGCGACAACTCCTTTTGGAAACGACAAGAATTCCAAAAACGACAAGGCCCCTTTGCCGATCAACCATCTGCTACTGGAAGCTGAAGATTTCACACGTGGAAATCTCCGAAAAGACACCGATAACTACGGGCCATCGATCGGTGTATTGGTAAATCAAGGTCAGCTACCCAATGCGGTGGAATACGAGATCGTCATCAAGTCGGCTGCCTGGTATCAACTCGATCTGCGCTATGCGGCCCTCGAGTCACGTCCCTGCTTATTGACGATCAATGGCAAGCAGTTCGAACTCCCCGTGGCGGGCCAGACAACCGGTGGCTGGCATCCGAATCACCAAAAATGGCATGCCGAAGCCTTGATCTACCTGCAAGCAGGAAAGAACCTGCTGCGATTGGAACGGTCCAGCGCGTTCCCGCATCTTGACAAACTGCTGTTAATACCGCTTCCGAACGACAAGCTCGTCGACATCTTGCCGATTAGCTCCGATTATGAACTCATTCCTGCCTTGGTCGTTCAATGGCACCAATACCTAACCACCCATGCGATAAGCAGGTCGGCGTTCAACCCGTTGTTGCAATGGCCGGACGACACAGCCGATTTTCAACGCTGGGCAACCGCCTATCGAGATCGGATCTTAGCCTGGCAAAACAACGCAAAATCTGATTCCGGCCATGCCGATCACCTGCCATGGCAGACCCTACTCGATGACCCTCAGGGACCGTTCGCCCGACCGACAGAATTGCTGCCATTTTACCCAGAGCAATCACAGCAGGCGGTAAAAGCGGCTCGCGAACGACGGCAAGAAATCACCAAGCAAAGCCCTGCGATTCCGACAGCCATGGGGGTAACCGACGCGGAGCATCCGGAAAACCTGCGGGTGCATTTACGAGGCAGTCATTTGACGCTGGGTCGAGAAACTCCTCGACGATTCTTGCGCGCCATTCCATCCGCTCGTGAGTCAGAGATCCCCGACAATCAGAGCGGTCGATTGCAACTCGCCACTTGGTTGACCGATCCATCCCATCCCTTGACGGCAAGAGTGATCGTCAATCGTCTTTGGCAATGGCATTTCGGCCAAGGCCTGGTGGCCTCCCCCAATAATTTCGGTCGACTGGGCCAGCGTCCCTCTCATCCAGAATTATTGGACTGGCTCGCATTGCGACTCATCAACTCGGGGTGGTCGATAAAGGCCATGCACCGGTTGTTGATGAATTCGGCGACTTACCAAATGAGCAGCCAGCCTGATCCGTCAGTCGCCGAGACGGACCCTGAAAACCGCTTACTTTCACACTTCAACCGCCGCCGACTCGAGGCCGAGGCAGTGCGTGACTCCGTCCTGGCCGTCAGTGGCAATCTGGATTTCACCATGGGAGGCACTCGCCTGACCACCGCCAATCGGGCCTATGTCACAAGCACAACGAACGTCAGCCCGAAAATATACGACTCGAACTGTAGATCGGTCTATTTACCGGTCGTTCGAAGTGCCTTGTACGAAGTCATGCAATCTTTCGATTTCCCTGATCCCTCGGTAACCACGGGAAAGCGGCAGTCAACAACGGTGGCTCCTCAAGCCCTGTTCATGATGAACAGCCAACTGGTTTCGCAGCAAGCGGCCCAGTTAGCCAGCAACTTACTGAAACAGGAAACTCTTGATGACCGCGCACGGATCGAGTCGGCCTACAGGATGCTTTACAGCCGTCCGCCAAGCGATGCCGAAATCGATTCGGCAATCCGTTTCATCGAGCGATATCTCGACCACTTGTCAGATCTGCAACTCGATGCGACAACAGCCAATGCTCGGGCATGGCAAAGCCTTTGCCGCGCTTTGATGTCCGCGAATGAATTCATTTTTGTGGAATAAATTGACATGAGTCGATATTGCCGAAAAGAGCAAAGAGTAAGCACACGCCGTGAGTGGTTAAAGGCAAGCGGTGCGGGCTTTGGCAGCCTGGCACTCACGACTCTTCTGCAAGAAGAGTCGCCAGCGTCAAACAACTCAATCAACCAGCCTCCGCCACATTTCGCTCCGCGGGCAAAGCGTGTAATTTTCTTGTTCATGCATGGTGGCCCTTCCCAAGTAGACACGTTTGACTACAAACCGGATTTGATTCGTGACCATGGCAAACCCTTACCATTCGACAAACCGCGCGTTGTGTCGTCGCAAACCGGGAATCTCCTGAAATCACCTTGGGAATTCCAGCAACACGGGGAATCGGGAGCTTGGGTCAGCCAATTGTTTCCCCACGTGGCCAAATGCGTTGACGATTTGTGCATCATCAATGGGATGCACGGTTCGAATTCAAGACACGGTGGAGCCTTGCTCGAACTGCACACGGGCAGCGACACATTCGTCCGACCCAGCATAGGATCCTGGATCAATTATGGACTGGGGACAGAAAACGAAAACTTGCCTGGATATCTGACCATTTGTCCAACGCTGACACACGGTGGATCCAACGCCTTCGGCTCGGCTTTTCTGCCAGCCGATTTCCAAGGTACTCCGATTGGCAACGCGAGTATCCCATCCCAAGAAGCAAAAATTCCCTTTATCGAAAACGCAACAAAGACTCCCACCAGACTCCAGCGCATCGAATTGGACTATTTGCAAGAATTAAACCGACGCCACCTCAAACCTACGGAACAGGAGTCAGAGTTAACGGCGAGGATCAATTCATTCGAACTTGCATTTCGCATGCAATCCGCAGCCCCGGATTTGCAGAACGTGGATGATGAAACCGAATCCACACGCAGCATGTATGGACTCGACAACCAACAAACGAGTAACTTCGGTCGACAATGCTTAATGGCGCGTCGCTTCGCCGAACGGGGAGTCCGATTCATCCAGTGCAGCCACAGTTACAAATGGGATCAACATGGCAACTTGAGGCATGATCATGCGAAAAACGCCGCAGAAGTCGACCAACCCATTGCGGCCTTGTTGAAAGACCTGAAGGCCCGTGGACTGCTCGAAGATACCTTGGTGATCTGGGGAGGTGAATTCGGACGCACCCCCGTCGCCCAGGGCAACGACGGTCGCGATCATAACCCACATGGATATTCCATGTGGATGGCAGGTGGCGGCATCAAAGCAGGTATTCGTTATGGAGCGACCGATCCGTACGGCTACTACGCCGTCGAGGATAAAGTCCATATCCACGATTTGCACGCGACAATCCTTTACCTGCTGGGCATCGACCACACCAAGCTGACCTATCGATTCGCCGGACGCGACTTTCGCCTAACCGACATCTATGGGGATGTGGTTCATGGAATCATCGCGTAAATTGGATGACAAGCTTTCCAACCAGTAATCGTTCCGTTACGCACCCAGATTCACAACCTGCCGGCCAGATGGCACCAATGTGCATTTCGGTCATCGATTGAGATGCGACATGAAGCAAGATAGTTCGGCCGGTTCGCAACCACTGAATGCGGCGTCGCTAAGCATCGTTTTATTAACGTCAGCTCTCTGGGGTGGCACGCCCGTAGCCGTTACGTTCGCAGCCGTTTCCTTGCCCCCTATCGCAATTGCCGCCGTGCGATTCTCACTCGGTGCCGTCTTCATGTTGTTCTGGTGCTGGTTTGGCGGCACCCCGCTGCGACTAGGTTCAGGACAACTAAGAATCTCACTAGTTGCTGGTGTGCTGCTCTTCGTTCAGATCGCCACGTTTAATGTCGGTATTGCCTGGTCAAATGCCTCTCATGCCACCATGATGATCAACACCTTCGTATTCGGAGTGATTGGGATTGAACACTTCGTCACCAAGACAGATCGTCTGACATTGCGAAAACTAAAGGGACTTCTCTTGGCCACCGTTGGCATCATGTTGATGCTGACGCGAGATGCGGATCAGACCCAAACGAAGGTCCAACAAGACCTGCCCTCTTTAGCCGGCGATCTATTGATATTGCTGAGCGCCTTTCTGCTATCGGTAAGAATCGTCTATGTGAAGTATGCTTTGAGACGAATCGAGCCCGGAAAGTTGATTCTCTGGCATGACATCATCGGTGTCGTTTTGTTTATCGGTTACAGTGCATTGTTTGAACAGATTGAACCTCAACGGATGACCCTTCCCGCCATCATCGGACTTGCCTACCAGGGCCTTCTGGTTGCGGGACTCTGTTTTGCGCTGCAGACACAGCTCTTGCGAAAACATTCAGCCTCGCAGCTTTCCATGTTCAGCTTTTCAACGCCCTTATTCGGCATTTACTTCGCATCTATCTTCCTCAGCGACCCCCTTTCCCCGTGGCTGCTACTCGCTGGCGGATGCATCGCCGCCGGAATCTATTTGGTCAGTACACGTCGACGATCGACCGTCAACGCCGCGTAGCCAAACGGTGCCAGGTCATTCTCCAATTCCCTGAGGAACGATTTCCGCCGGACCGAAGCGGTGTACCGCATTCATCTCAACAGAGCTGATTATCGCTACGATCCGCAGGAAGATCGGGAGGGAATTCAGGCAAGCGGAACGGAAAAGTGGGCTGTGGAACCTTTCCCCCGGCCAACCAGGTCGAGCGGGGCGGATGCGGGAATCTTCGTTCCAACCACCGCGATCCGAATTTGACGATTGCAGTGGCCACCAGATTCGATGCGGTCCCCGTTGCATTTCCAGAGCGTGCAAGCAGATAAAATCGCTGATAGAAGCCGGCCACTCGAGGCCAATTGCAAGCGACGAGCTGAAATGGAACCTCCCAAGAGCGCGTCAACAGATGTTTATCATTCGAAACGAAGATGCAAGCCGATTCCCAAATGATTACAATCGTCGGTTACTTCACTGACGACGTATACTAATCTGATCCATTTGACGGACGAGAACATAAGGACATCAGCAATGAGTATCCGACTATCGCTAGGCACGCGTATCCTCTGGACCGTAGCCCTCTGCACAATCCTCTACACCTTGAATTTCGCGACTCCTGCATTGGCTGATGAAGCTGCGGCGTTAGCTGGAGTCACCGAGCAAGGTGGAACGGTGCGCGTAATCGCAAAGGACTCTACGGACAAAGAAGCAACCTTTCATCTTTCTGACAAGGAAGTGGGTGACGAAGCACTGGTTCATTTGAAAGATATCCCCAATTTGGTCTGGCTGAATCTGCGTGGAACCAAGATTAGTGACGAGGGTCTAAAAAACCTGAGCGACCTCAAAACACTCACCCGACTCCACCTCGAGAAAACCGCGATAACGGACGCGGGCCTCGCCCATCTTGCGAATCTTGAGAATCTCGAATATCTCAATCTGTACGGCACGAAAATAACGGACGCCGGCCTGGACCATCTGAAGAATCTCAAGAAACTCAAAAAAATCTATGTCTGGCAGACCGAGGTCAGCAAGGAAGGTGCGGAACAATTGACGGCCGCAATCCCTGAGATCTACATCAACCGAGGCGCCGATGCGGAACCAGGACCACCGACCAAGACTCTGGCAAACGCCCGCTACATCAAGATTAGCCTAGAGGGCGACAAACGAATTCTCTCATTGGCCGAAGTGCAGCTAATCGAAACCGCAACCGGCAAAGAGCTGCAGGTCGACGGCAGCGCTAGCCAGTCATCGAATTATCAAGATACAAACGCCGATCGCGCAAAAGATGGAAATGTGGAAAGCGCATTCGACAAAGGTTCGGTCACCCACACAAATGAAGAGTCCAATCCTTGGTGGTTGATTGATTTGGGTGAAACCAAGGACATCGGCAAGGTCGTAATTCACAACCGAGCGAATGTCGGCGATCGGCTCAAAGATGCGAAAGTGGAAGCCTTTGCCCCATCCCTGGCGGTCGTCTGGACCGACAAAGTGACTGACGCGAAAGATGGCAGTGTGAGTGAATTCAGCGCGAAATAGCTGCTGACACCCGTTTAGGCTGTCCGGTCCGTCGCCTCAGACATTTCGCGACGGATTTCCTTGGCAATCGCTGGATTGAGCATCGCAGCGGTTGCCAACTGGACCGATTGCGCGCCGCAAGCGATCATGGCCTGAACGTCACTTGGGGTGGAAATGCCCCCACACCCCACTAACTCGACATCGAATTGGTGTTGCCGGATCAAATCTTGAAAACGGCCGACCTGCTTCTGGCTCACTTTACGAATCGCACCGCCGCCGATTCCTCGAATCTGGCCGTCAAAACGCGGTTTGCCATCTGCCCCCATCACTCGTGTCGCCAGACCGTTGACCATAGTCAGAGCGTCTAAGTGAGGCGAAAGGCTGGACAGCAGTTCAACCGCAGCAAGGTCATCGGGAACAAAGCCGATTTTGGCCAATAAGGGAGTCGAGCCGATCGCTTGCTTGACGCATGCTGAGACGACAGCTGCATCTTTTGGCTGCTGATAGAGCTGACCATCACAAGTCGCCACATTCGGGCACGACAAATTGACCTCGATGAGGTCTGCACCTGCCTCGACAGCCCAACAAGCACAACGAGCGTAATCATCGGCAACCTGCTGGATCGACCAATCAGGCTCAACCGTTGCGACGACAGAAACCGCCAGGAGCTTATGGGGCGCCAACTGATCTCGAGTAAGCCGTATGTCTTCACGCCAGACTTGCGGCGATTGTGAAGGCATTCCAAAGGAAATGGCCCAAGAATCTTGCATGACCTGCTGATCGAGAACTCGTTGCTCATTTCCTACCATCGGACTTGAGCCAACGGGTAACAGGTTAGGTAACGGGTAGCAACTCCGCTCACAACTTCGCACCGTCTTATAGGTAAGGATGTCAAACCCCAGACTTGCGTAATACAGAATCCAACGACCGTTGAGCAGTGGACCTGCGGCAACTCCCAATGGCGAGTTCAACTCAAACCCGCACAGGCTCCAATTCCCGGGCAACGGCCATTCCTGCAACTCTTTGGTCAAGAGCGGATCCGGCGGATGGTCGTAGTTCCATTGATAAGTTTTCGATACATCGTATCGTGGCAACGACATCCGACAACATCTCCGATCAACCGCGAGGATCGCTATCGTGAGATACGAACCCCGCAGCGGACGCCAATTTAGAGGTTAACTTTTTCACCTTTTTGGACACTTTCAATTTCAGCCTCCACAATTTTCACGGTCCGCAAGGCGTCGTCCAGAGTCACGATCGTGGGTCGCTGCTGTTTCTCGATGCACTCGACGAAATAATCAATTTCCAGGTTGTACCCCATGATGTCCTGGACTTCGATTTTCTCAGCGTCTTTGCCTTTCTCAAACAGGGTCAACGGTTCTGCAGCAGCCGAATCGAAAACAGCGGTCGCGTTTTCAAAATTAACCGTGTAACTCATGTTGAAAATAAAGCCGTCTGCCATCGCCCAGCTACCTTCCGCCACCACAAGCGGAACATCGTCATACTCGTACTTCGTGATAATGTGGTCAGGCTGATTGGTAATTTTCGAATAACCAAAGCTATTCACAGCTTTCGGCATACCGAAGCAGAATTGCACGAAATCGGTGTCATGAATGTGCAAATCCAATGCGGCGCCGCCACATCGATCACCATCCGTATAAAACGGCCCGCCAGGGTGATTGACGACTCGTCGAAAGGAAGCTCCGTAGACTTTGCCAAACCGACCGTCATCGATCGCTTGCTTGAGCCAAGTCCATCCGGGCCAAAATCGCATGCAATGCCCGACAAAGGTACTGCCTTTTGCATCTTTGGCTGCCTCGGCCAGGAGTTGCGCATCTGCCGAAGTTCGGGCCAGTGGTTTTTCAATCAACAGATGCTGTCCAGCTTTCAAGACTTCACAGCCAAACTTCACGTGCAGATCGGTAGGCAAACAAACATCCACCAGATCGATTTCGGGATTGCCAATCACCTGAAAGGCATCAGACAGCCGTTGCACATCCGTTAATTCTGAGATGGTCGATTGAGCCTGCCCTTCGATGTTCCCCGCCGCATGAGCTTTCCCAGACAGGCGATCGGGGTCACTGTCGCAAATCGCGGCAATTTTTACGCCGTCATGTTTCGCATAGGCATCGAGGTGCGTAAGCCCCATCATCCCCAGCCCAATGACTCCAACTCGTACCATTTTCAGTTGCCTTCCATCTTGAAATTATTGCGAATGCAGGACCTCTGCGATCCTTTCACGCGTCACAGGTTGAATCAAACCGTACTCGGTAATGATGCCATCGATTAATTCGGAAGGAGTGACATCAAAGGCTGGATTATAGACTTCGACACCGTCCGGAGCCGTCTGTCGCCCAAAACCATTGGTAATTTCATGCGCTGCTCGTTGCTCAATGGGTATCTGGTCGCCACGATCGAGCGTTAAATCAAACGTACTGTGGGGTGCCGCAATATAGAAGGGAATCTCATGCGCACGCGCCAGCACGGCAACGGAATAGGTTCCGATCTTATTGGCCGCATCACCGTTCGCCGCAATTCGGTCGGCACCAGTAATCACCGCTTGAACATGTCCCTCACGCATGACTTGCGCCGCCATCGAATCGCAAATCAGAGTCGCGGGGATGTCCCGCTGCATCAATTCCCAGGCAGTTAGTCGAGCCCCCTGCAGGAGTGGTCGAGTTTCATCGACAAACACTCGTAAACGTTTCCCTTGATCCTGAGCGGTAAAAAAGACGGACAGCGCCGTACCGTATTCGGCCGTTGCGAGTCCGCCCGCATTACAATGCGTGAGCACCCCCGCACCATCGGGAAGAAGGTGAGCGCCGACCTCCCCGATCGCATGACAAGTCGCTCGATCCTCAGCGTGCAAAGCTTTTGCCTCGGCAAGAATTTGCAGGCGTATCTCTTCGACCGACGAACCTTTGAGTTGTTCAGCGCGGCAACGAATTCGGTCCAAGGCCCAGAACAGATTTACGGCCGTCGGACGACTGGTCGCCAAATAATCCACCACTTGCGTCAACTTCGCAAACAGAGCTTCCGCATCTCCGGAGACTGTTTGAATACCAAGGCAAACACCATAGGCAGCTGCGATGCCAATCGCCGGAGCTCCACGAACCCTTAGCATCTTGATCGCTTCCCAAACGGTCTCGACGGACTTGCAGTCCAAGTAAACCAACTCCAACGGCAGGCACGTTTGATCAATCAAACGCAGAAAGCCATCGGTGCCTCCATGCCAAGCAATCGTTTCAGGGCCCTTCGTCGTCACCGGCAATGTCCTCATCGTTCGTGTTTTAGACCAACTGGTCTTGAAGCTTGTCGTTTTTGGCGGCGATCTTGGCAACCAGCCCTTGTTTGAACGCCTCAAAGCGTCGTCTCAGCTGCTCATCAGCCGTGGAAAGGATTTGCACAGCAAACAGTCCAGCATTGCGAGGCCCGCCCATCCCCACCGCCATGCTTGCCACTGGCACATCGCCGGGCATTTGCACCGTGGAAAGGAGTGAATCGAGACCGCCCAAATCGGCCGTCGGCACGGGCAAACCAATCACGGGCAAGGGGGTGTGGGCTGCCACAACTCCTGCCAAATGAGCAGCGCCGCCGGCTGCTGCAATGATGACTCGCAAACCTCGCTCTTCAGCCGTGGTAGCGTATTCCGCCACCACATGGGGCGTACGATGAGCACTCATGACCTGGACTTCATGGGCAATGTCAAATTCATTCAGGGCTGCAGAGACGCCCTTGATCTTTGGCCAATCGCTGTCGCTGCCCATGATAATACCAACCTGGGGGGTTTCCTGACTCATAATCTCCTCTCATCAACTTGAATATCAGTGGAAGATTCGGGACGATCTTTGGAACCATCAAACAAAATCGAAACTTCCGCTCACTTGAATTTTAAACACAAATTAATTCACAGACGAATCGCTGAAGGGCAGATCAAAAGTTTCTGCCACAGCTTGATTCGTCACTTCACCTCGATAGATGTTAATTGCTGTTGAGATCGCATCGGACCGCTTCATCGCCGCATCGACACCCTCACCAGCAAGCTCAATGATCCACGGAAGCGTGACATTACAGAGCGCGAAAGTGCTGGTCCGCCCCACAGCTCCCGGCATGTTGGTAACGCAATAATGCACCACTTCTTGTTCAATAAAAATCGGATCGCTGTGAGTTGTTGGACGCGAGGACTCGACGCAGCCACCTTGATCGACCGCCACATCAATAATCACGCTGCGATTTTTCATGCGCCGCAAATCACCCCGCTCAATCAGTCGAGGAGCCTTAGCGCCCGGGATCAAAACCGCACCAACAATCAAGTCTGCCAAACTCAACTCTTCACGGATCGTATGCCGATCGCTAAACAAAACGTTTACATTGGCCGGCATCACGTCATCCAGATACCGGAGTCGGTCCATATTCACGTCCAAAATGGTGACATCCGCCTGAAAACCGGCAGCAATCCGAGCTGCATTGGCGCCAACGATGCCTCCCCCAAGAATGGTAATATGGGCCGGGGCGACCCCGGGAACACCACCAAGCAGGATCCCTCGTCCCATTTGCGGACGTTCCAGATACTTAGCGCCTTCCTGAATACTCATTCGACCAGCAACTTCACTCATCGGCGTCAACAGAGGCAGGTGTCCACGATACTGTAGCGTCTCGTAGGCAACGCAAACAGAATTGGTCGCCAACATCGCTTCCGTCAATTCACGGCTCGCCGCGAAGTGGAAATACGTAAATACAATCTGGTCGGAACGGATCAGCGGCCATTCGGCAGCGAGCGGCTCCTTGACCTTGATAACCATCTCTGCTCGAGCGAAGATTTCGGCCGCGTCGGCGACCAGTTCGGCCCCGGCGCGTAGATATTCATGATCGGCGATGCCCGATCCCAACCCGGCACCAGCTTGCACGAGCACGGTATGGCCTCGACGCGTCAGCTCTTCAACACCAACGGGCAACATCGCCACACGATACTCATCGCGTTTAGTTTCCTGCGGAACACCAATAATCAAGGGAGGCTCCCCCGCCAGTCAGGGTTCGAGCAACGAGAAAATCCGAGCACCCGCATTTCAGCAGACGCTTGCCCCAACCGCAAGTAGGTGCAGCAGAGGGTTGCATCAGTGTCAGCCGATTCGATGGTCACTTCGGCCACAGATCTGGCACAAAATCGGCAAAACGGACCAGAAAACCAGATCGCAAAATCGAGGCACCGTGCCAAAGTGCACCCGCTCCACTCCAGCCGCCCGGACGTATCATCGATCAAGGCAAGTCACACGACGCGGAAAGTGCCTGAATGAGCCGTTCCGCCGCCGTTTCCCCCTGCTGCACACACTGGGGAATCCCAACTCCCGTAAATCCGTTACCGGCCAGTTGGAGGGTACCCGACTCAGGGACGGATCGATCAATACAT
The sequence above is drawn from the Pirellulaceae bacterium genome and encodes:
- a CDS encoding DUF1553 domain-containing protein; the protein is MSCPFTSRYRWILLFASFNLASASADDSDFFESRIRPVLATHCWDCHSVDNAESELRLDDRDAMLRGGTRGAAIDPGKPQTSLLVHAIRHSERLQMPPKSKLDARQIADLIQWIKSGAPWPNHSSNPAGIEQATVDYELTDDERNFWAFRPPSQHRLPKVDDHAWIESPIDQFVLANLESRQWRPAMIADKRTLIRRATFDLFGLPPSPQEVADFLADNRPGAFARLVDRLLGSPRYGERWGRHWLDVARYADSNGLDENLAFGNAYRYRDYVIRSLNIDKPFDRFIFEQLAGDLLEATSSFDPIIATGFLSLGAKMLAEDDPVKMQMDIIDEQVDTVGRALMGLTLGCARCHDHKFDPVPITDYYSIAGIFKSTKTMEHFNVVAKWQERELATQHYIEQKALHDQQVAGLQAELDHQLALANQETMRLAKQHLGDYLLAAARLEMIQQRLKATTPFGNDKNSKNDKAPLPINHLLLEAEDFTRGNLRKDTDNYGPSIGVLVNQGQLPNAVEYEIVIKSAAWYQLDLRYAALESRPCLLTINGKQFELPVAGQTTGGWHPNHQKWHAEALIYLQAGKNLLRLERSSAFPHLDKLLLIPLPNDKLVDILPISSDYELIPALVVQWHQYLTTHAISRSAFNPLLQWPDDTADFQRWATAYRDRILAWQNNAKSDSGHADHLPWQTLLDDPQGPFARPTELLPFYPEQSQQAVKAARERRQEITKQSPAIPTAMGVTDAEHPENLRVHLRGSHLTLGRETPRRFLRAIPSARESEIPDNQSGRLQLATWLTDPSHPLTARVIVNRLWQWHFGQGLVASPNNFGRLGQRPSHPELLDWLALRLINSGWSIKAMHRLLMNSATYQMSSQPDPSVAETDPENRLLSHFNRRRLEAEAVRDSVLAVSGNLDFTMGGTRLTTANRAYVTSTTNVSPKIYDSNCRSVYLPVVRSALYEVMQSFDFPDPSVTTGKRQSTTVAPQALFMMNSQLVSQQAAQLASNLLKQETLDDRARIESAYRMLYSRPPSDAEIDSAIRFIERYLDHLSDLQLDATTANARAWQSLCRALMSANEFIFVE
- a CDS encoding DUF1501 domain-containing protein, with protein sequence MSRYCRKEQRVSTRREWLKASGAGFGSLALTTLLQEESPASNNSINQPPPHFAPRAKRVIFLFMHGGPSQVDTFDYKPDLIRDHGKPLPFDKPRVVSSQTGNLLKSPWEFQQHGESGAWVSQLFPHVAKCVDDLCIINGMHGSNSRHGGALLELHTGSDTFVRPSIGSWINYGLGTENENLPGYLTICPTLTHGGSNAFGSAFLPADFQGTPIGNASIPSQEAKIPFIENATKTPTRLQRIELDYLQELNRRHLKPTEQESELTARINSFELAFRMQSAAPDLQNVDDETESTRSMYGLDNQQTSNFGRQCLMARRFAERGVRFIQCSHSYKWDQHGNLRHDHAKNAAEVDQPIAALLKDLKARGLLEDTLVIWGGEFGRTPVAQGNDGRDHNPHGYSMWMAGGGIKAGIRYGATDPYGYYAVEDKVHIHDLHATILYLLGIDHTKLTYRFAGRDFRLTDIYGDVVHGIIA
- a CDS encoding DMT family transporter, producing MKQDSSAGSQPLNAASLSIVLLTSALWGGTPVAVTFAAVSLPPIAIAAVRFSLGAVFMLFWCWFGGTPLRLGSGQLRISLVAGVLLFVQIATFNVGIAWSNASHATMMINTFVFGVIGIEHFVTKTDRLTLRKLKGLLLATVGIMLMLTRDADQTQTKVQQDLPSLAGDLLILLSAFLLSVRIVYVKYALRRIEPGKLILWHDIIGVVLFIGYSALFEQIEPQRMTLPAIIGLAYQGLLVAGLCFALQTQLLRKHSASQLSMFSFSTPLFGIYFASIFLSDPLSPWLLLAGGCIAAGIYLVSTRRRSTVNAA
- a CDS encoding discoidin domain-containing protein, which produces MSIRLSLGTRILWTVALCTILYTLNFATPALADEAAALAGVTEQGGTVRVIAKDSTDKEATFHLSDKEVGDEALVHLKDIPNLVWLNLRGTKISDEGLKNLSDLKTLTRLHLEKTAITDAGLAHLANLENLEYLNLYGTKITDAGLDHLKNLKKLKKIYVWQTEVSKEGAEQLTAAIPEIYINRGADAEPGPPTKTLANARYIKISLEGDKRILSLAEVQLIETATGKELQVDGSASQSSNYQDTNADRAKDGNVESAFDKGSVTHTNEESNPWWLIDLGETKDIGKVVIHNRANVGDRLKDAKVEAFAPSLAVVWTDKVTDAKDGSVSEFSAK
- a CDS encoding Gfo/Idh/MocA family oxidoreductase, yielding MVRVGVIGLGMMGLTHLDAYAKHDGVKIAAICDSDPDRLSGKAHAAGNIEGQAQSTISELTDVQRLSDAFQVIGNPEIDLVDVCLPTDLHVKFGCEVLKAGQHLLIEKPLARTSADAQLLAEAAKDAKGSTFVGHCMRFWPGWTWLKQAIDDGRFGKVYGASFRRVVNHPGGPFYTDGDRCGGAALDLHIHDTDFVQFCFGMPKAVNSFGYSKITNQPDHIITKYEYDDVPLVVAEGSWAMADGFIFNMSYTVNFENATAVFDSAAAEPLTLFEKGKDAEKIEVQDIMGYNLEIDYFVECIEKQQRPTIVTLDDALRTVKIVEAEIESVQKGEKVNL
- the mtnA gene encoding S-methyl-5-thioribose-1-phosphate isomerase gives rise to the protein MTTKGPETIAWHGGTDGFLRLIDQTCLPLELVYLDCKSVETVWEAIKMLRVRGAPAIGIAAAYGVCLGIQTVSGDAEALFAKLTQVVDYLATSRPTAVNLFWALDRIRCRAEQLKGSSVEEIRLQILAEAKALHAEDRATCHAIGEVGAHLLPDGAGVLTHCNAGGLATAEYGTALSVFFTAQDQGKRLRVFVDETRPLLQGARLTAWELMQRDIPATLICDSMAAQVMREGHVQAVITGADRIAANGDAANKIGTYSVAVLARAHEIPFYIAAPHSTFDLTLDRGDQIPIEQRAAHEITNGFGRQTAPDGVEVYNPAFDVTPSELIDGIITEYGLIQPVTRERIAEVLHSQ
- the purE gene encoding 5-(carboxyamino)imidazole ribonucleotide mutase — protein: MSQETPQVGIIMGSDSDWPKIKGVSAALNEFDIAHEVQVMSAHRTPHVVAEYATTAEERGLRVIIAAAGGAAHLAGVVAAHTPLPVIGLPVPTADLGGLDSLLSTVQMPGDVPVASMAVGMGGPRNAGLFAVQILSTADEQLRRRFEAFKQGLVAKIAAKNDKLQDQLV
- the ald gene encoding alanine dehydrogenase, which gives rise to MIIGVPQETKRDEYRVAMLPVGVEELTRRGHTVLVQAGAGLGSGIADHEYLRAGAELVADAAEIFARAEMVIKVKEPLAAEWPLIRSDQIVFTYFHFAASRELTEAMLATNSVCVAYETLQYRGHLPLLTPMSEVAGRMSIQEGAKYLERPQMGRGILLGGVPGVAPAHITILGGGIVGANAARIAAGFQADVTILDVNMDRLRYLDDVMPANVNVLFSDRHTIREELSLADLIVGAVLIPGAKAPRLIERGDLRRMKNRSVIIDVAVDQGGCVESSRPTTHSDPIFIEQEVVHYCVTNMPGAVGRTSTFALCNVTLPWIIELAGEGVDAAMKRSDAISTAINIYRGEVTNQAVAETFDLPFSDSSVN